The Halorussus rarus genome includes the window CGCGACGTACGAGACGAGGTTGATCTCGATGGGGCCGAGCCGGTCGAGCAGGTCGAAGTAGACCAGGAACCCGAGCGCGCTCGCCGCGATGGAGAGGTACGCCAGCGCCCAGAGGGCCTCGGGCGTCCACCGGACCATGGCCAGCGACTCGCTCGGCCGGGCGACGCTGGCGACGTGCATCAGGACCGCGCCCAGCACCATCGACCACGCCTCCATCGTCTCGATGGGGAGCTCGGCGTCGATGCGTCGGGTCAGGACGCTGCCGAGCGCGAACGACGCCGCGGCGGCGAACACCAGCCCCTTGCCGACCATGCTCGAGGTGACGAGGTTGTTCGGGTCCGGGTTGCTGAGGACTACGACCCCGACCAGCCCGAGCAGGAGCCCCGCGACGCCCGCCGGCGTCAGGCGCTCGCTCGGCAGCAGGGCGCGGGCGAACCCGGTCGTCAGGACGGGACTGAGGCTGACGACGACCGCGGCGACCGCGCTCGTGACGCCGTCGTACCCCTCGCCGACGAACAGGAAGGCGTGGTAGCCCGCGATCAGCAGGGTCGCGCCGACGAGGACGAGCTGCCACTCGCCGCGGGTCCGGGGCCGCCAGCGGTCGGTCGCGTACGCGGCGTAGCCCAGCATCAGCACGCCCGCGATGTCGTACCGGATGGCGGCGAACAGGACCGGCGGGAAGTACTCGAGCCCGACCTTGATGGCCATGAACGCCGACCCCCAGACGGCGGCCAGGGCGACGAACAGCGCGACGTTCCGGTATCTGCTCACGACCGAACTGGTCGCCGCCGGAGAGTCAACGTTTCGAATGGTGACGGGGATTGCCGGTTCGAGGAGCCGTCGGGTCGAGGGGCCACCGGCGCTACGAGACCTGCTCGTCCCGGGTCCGACGCTCGTCGCGGACGGCCCGGAGCACGTCCTGGCGGGCGACGATGCCGACGAGTCGCCCCTCGTCGTCCACGACCGGCAGCCGATTGATGTCGCGCTCGTCGTCGGCCAGCAGGTCGAGGATGGCGTCGAAGCCCGTATCCGGTTCGACCGTCACCACGTCGTCGGTCATCAC containing:
- a CDS encoding DMT family transporter, whose amino-acid sequence is MSRYRNVALFVALAAVWGSAFMAIKVGLEYFPPVLFAAIRYDIAGVLMLGYAAYATDRWRPRTRGEWQLVLVGATLLIAGYHAFLFVGEGYDGVTSAVAAVVVSLSPVLTTGFARALLPSERLTPAGVAGLLLGLVGVVVLSNPDPNNLVTSSMVGKGLVFAAAASFALGSVLTRRIDAELPIETMEAWSMVLGAVLMHVASVARPSESLAMVRWTPEALWALAYLSIAASALGFLVYFDLLDRLGPIEINLVSYVAPVFAAVSGWWFLGEGIDLTTVAGFLVIFAGFCLLKRDALARELPKLRAAVTRQ